The following is a genomic window from Streptomyces lincolnensis.
TGATGCCCCGGCTCTCGTCGTGCGTGATGTACGAGCGGGAGCCGAGGAAGGCGAAGGTGTGGCGGTCGAAGATCCACTCGTCGCGGGTGGCGGAGCCGGCGTCCTCGCGGGTGATGGCGATGCCGCGGCGGCCGGCGGCGTCGACGGCGTCCGGGACCTCCCGTACGCCGGGGATCCGCGCGGCGGCCCGGTAGAACGCGGCGGCGTTGGCGGGCGGCATGATCGTCTCGCCGACGAGGTCGCCGATCGTGGTGAACACGGCCTGTTCCCTGGACTCTCCGTCGGCCACCCTCACCTGGTCGTGGAGCAGGTCGAGCAGGGCGTCGGGGTCGGTCGGCAGCGAGGCCAGCCACGCGTAGGTGGGGTGGTGGATGCCCGCCGTCACGGCGTCGCCGCCCTCGATGGGGATCATCTGGCCCGGCATCACCGCGCCCTCGCCGGTCTCCAGGATCCATCCGACGGTCTTGAGCGGACCGGGGTCCTGGGGCGTCCAGATCTGCCGTTCGTGCGGGACCTTGCCGAGCCGTACGGGCCCGTCGAAGGTGCCCGTGTTCGACAGGGCCAGGCTCCTGACGTACACGAACTGGTCGTCGCGCACCGGCGTCGCGTCGGACGCCATGGCCGCGACGGCGATCCGGTCGAGCGTGACGGAGGCGCCGCTCGCCGGCGCGGACGGAGCGGTCGCCCCGCCCGATCCCGTCACCCCGGTCGAGGGCGCGGAGCCGTGGCCGCCGCCCGAGAGGGTGACGGCCAGCGCCCCGGCCAGCGCCAGCGACGCGACGGGCAACAGCACCGCGGGCCGCAGCAGTTGGCGGCGTCTTGCCGGTGGCTCCTGCCCGGCGGCGGATTCACGGGCGCGGTCCTGGTCGATCTGCTGCATCAGAACGTCCTTGAAGTGGAGGTGTCGCTCCGGCGGGAGGTCCCACTCCTGGTCCCACCGGGACGGGTGGTCCCACCGGGACTTGTCGGCGTTCATGAGGTCTCCTCCCGCAGGAACAGGGCCGCGAGCGCGGCCTCACTCTCCATCTCTCCGCGGGCCGCCGGTGGTTCCGCACCGGCCGGCCCCGCACCGTGCTCCGCGAGCCGGGCCAGCCGGGCCCGGGCGCGCGAGAGCCGGGAGCGCACGGTGCCGACCGGGATGCCGAGCGCCTCGGCGGCCTGCCGGTAGTCCAGTCCGGCGGCCACGCACAGGGCGAACACCTCACGGTCCTGGCGGCGCAACCGCCCCAGCGCCCGGTGGACCGCCGCGAGCCGACGGGCGTCGTCGATGCGGCCCGCGGTCTCCTCCGCGAAGTCCGCCACCGGCCGCGGCCGCGGGCTGCGGGCCAGGAAGGCGAGCCGTCGGCGCCGGCCACGGTTGGCGTTGTGCGCCTTGTGCGTGGCGATGCCGAGCAGCCAGGGCCCCAGCGAACCGCCCTCCGGATCCACCGACTCCCGGGTGCGCCAGGCGGCGAGGAAGGTCTCGGACATCGCCTCCTCGGCCTCCGACCAGTCGCCGGTCAGCCGCAGGGCGTGGTTGTGGACCGCCCGCGCGTACCGGTCGTACAGGTCGGCGAAGGCCGTACGGTCCCCGGCCCGTATGCGGGCCCGTAGCGACTCCGCTGGTTCTGTATCCGTCACACCTGTTACTCCCCGCGGGCCCGCCGCGGTTCCTGTGGCGCGCGCCACACCCGACGCGCCCGTCCGAACGCACGACGAAGGCCCAGACCGTCACCGGCCTGGGCCTTCCTCAGCGTGTCACGGACAGCGTGTCACGGACTCGATCAGCGCAGCCGGCCGAGCTTGTCCAGACGGTCGTTCACACCGTTCAGCAGCTCGCCCAGGGTCGTGCCGGACGGCGCCGTCGTCGGCGTCTTGGACGGCGGCTGGGTCTCGTCCGCGCACGTGGTGCCGCGGGCCGGGACCTTCAGGTCCACCAGGTAGTTCACCACCGCGTCCGTGGCGCAGGCGCTGCGCCCGAAGGCGGTGTGGCCCTCGGCCTTGAACGTCAGCAGCCGGCCGTTGTCGAGCTGCCGGGACAGGGCCACCGCGTCCTTGTACGGGGTGTCCGGGTCACCGGTCGTGCCGAGCACCAGGATCGGCGCCGAACCCTTCGCGCGGAAGGAGCCGTCGTAGCGGCTGACGTGCTCACCGGTCCACTGGACGCACGCCGTGGCGTGCTGGTGGTCGTAGGTCGGCGGGCCGTACGCCATGGCCGGGCCGAGCAGCGGGGCCAGCCGGGCGTTGGTGGTGACCTCGCGCTTCAGCCGGGCGCGGTCGGTCGGGTAGTCCTTGTCGACGCACTCGACGGCCACGTTCGGGTTGAGGAAGTCGAAGCTCGCCGGGGACGGCGGCCGCAGCAGGAAGGAGGTGTTGTCCCGCGCCTGCGCCTTGTGCAGCGCCTCACCGAGCGAGGGCCAGATGACCTTGCCCTCGTTGATGTTGAACATCAGCCGGTAGACGAGCGTGTAGCCGTTCGCCTTGCCGCCGCTGGCCGTGGTCACCGGGTTGGCGTCCAGGTCGGCCTTCAGCTTCTGGAAGGCGCCCCGCGGGTCGCCGTCGCCGAATCCGCAGGTCGCCTGGTCCGCCTTGCACCAGTCCAGGAAGCGGCCCATCGCGCCGTCCAGCGCCAGGTACTGCGGACGGTCGTAGGCGTAGGGCTGGTTGGTGTAGTGCTCGGGGTCGTACGCGCCGTCGAGCGCCAGCGCGCGCACCCGGTCCGGGAACATCGCGGCGTAGACGGTGCCGATGTAGCTGCCGAACGACCGCCCGTAGTACGTCAGCTGGTCCTCGCCCAGCGCCTGACGCAGCAGGTCGATGTCCCGGGCGACATAGGCGGTGCCCACATACGGCAGCACCTCACCGGAGTTGGCCTGGCAGGCCTGGTCGAAGTCGGCGGCCTGCTTCACGGCGGGCTCGTAGGCGTCCGGCCCGGGCACACCCTTGGCGTTGGTCACCGCCTGGGTGTAGGTCGGGTCGTCCCAGCACTGGACCTGGGAGCTGCGTCCGACGCCGCGCACGTCGTAGCCGAAGACGTCGAAGCCGTCGCGCATCGCGGCCGGCAGGTCGGCGTAGTTGTTGCGGACGAAGTCCACACCCGAGTTGCCGGGGCCGCCGGGCTGCATGAAGAGCGTGCCCTTGCGCTGGGACTGGTCGGCGGCCTGCTTGCGGATGACCGCCAGCGTGATGGTCTTGCCCTGGGGGTCGCGATAGTCCAGCGGCACCTGGGCGTTGGCGCACTGGAAGCCGCCCTGGCAGTCGGTCCAGGTGAGCGTCGGCACCGGCGCCGAGCCCTCCGCGTCCGCCGGGGACTGCGCGGCCCACACCTGGGCCCCCGTCCAGGTGACCGCGAGCGCGGCCACGGCGGCTCCGGCGATTCTCAGTCGCCCGAAGCCCTTTCTGGCGCGTCTGCCTGACCGGCGCGCGACCTGATCTTCCGTACTCACTGTGTGCTCCCCCTCGGGCTCATGTGCCACGTCGACCCCACCGGATCGGACTCAATCTGTCTGATGCCTGTGAAGGGTATGAGGTTCTGCGAGGTTCGAGGATTCTCGTGGTGCCCAGAAGGACGAACGTGTCGCTGGGAGCCGTTGTGGCGGTCCTTCCACAACATCTCTCCACTACCCGGCAGTAGTTGCCCCGTGGGTCATGTCGACTGGTTCCATCGGCCGCAGGCCGAGCGGAACCCCCCACCGAGAACGAACCCGAAGGATCAACCAACGTGTCGTCGAAGAACCGTCTCAGGGCTGCCCTGGTGGCCCTTGTCGTGGGCCTCACCGGCCTGGCCACGGCGGGTCCCGCCATGGCGGCGACCCAGCCGGCCACTTCGGTGGTCTCCAGCACCGCGCAGGACCAGGCGCCCCTCGTCCCCACCGCGTTCGTGGACCTGCCGACGAGCGACCTCAAGGCCCACTCCGACCGGCACAAGATCGAGGTCACCTACACCAACGACACCGCGGCCGACGTCACGGTCGCGCCCCAGCTCCTGGTGTCGTCCCCGGACGCGGGCCCCTTCCTGGAGCCGACGGACGTCACCGTCCAGCAGCGCACCACCGACGGCTGCTGGAAGACCGTCCAGCTCGGCACCCAGACCGGCACCCTCTTCACCGACCTCACCACCGCCCAGCGCGTCCTGCACCCCGGCGAGACCCTCACCGAGGCCTACCGCCTCACGGTCCTCAACCCGGCGGCACAGGGCACGGTGCAGCCGCGGATCGCGCTCTACGGCTGAGCACGCGGCCAGGATCCGGGCCCGCCGGCCGGCCTCAAGGTGCCGGCGGGCCCGGCGAAAGCCCCGGTCAGCGGCTCACGAGGAGAGCCATTCCGTCGCGTTGAGCGCGAGTGCCGCGTTCGTGGCGCCGGTGTCGTTCCAGCCGTCGTAGAGGGTGTTGCCGGACTGGCCGGTGCCGTCGTCGATCGGGGAACTGTCGCCCCAGAAGGCGATCCTGCCGCTGCCGTAGGTGCTGGTGGCGAAGAAGGCGCCGGTGTTCCCGGAGTAACCGCTGCGGTAGAGCAGGCCCTTGACGGCGGAGTTGTCGGAGGGCTTCAGGGTGGCGGTCGTGCCGCTGGCGATCAGGCTCTTGGTGACCGTGCCGAAGGAGCCGTGCAGCACCGGGTCCGTGCCGTCGCCGATGGCCGTCGGGTAGCCGGAGCTGATGCTCAGCGAGTCGATGGAGAGGCCGAACGGGTCGTCGCTGTCGACGCTGTTGTTCGTCATCAGGTCGTTGAGGATCTCCACCGCGTCCTCGCCGTCGTTGTTGCGGTCGGCGCCCGTGTGGTCGGAGATCATGAACAGGCCGCCGCCGTTCTTGACGAAGTTCATGATCGCCGTCTTCTCGGTGGCGGAGAACAGCGTGTTGGGCTCGGGCAGGACCAGCGTGTCGAACTTCGACAGGTCGGTCGCCGAGGAGCCGCCGTAGGTGAGGCTCGACCCCGAGGGCAGGGTGTCCAGCGCGTAGTCGCCGGTCCGCTGGAGGGCCACGCCCCACGAGGAGAGCGCCCCCGTCCAGTCGGTCTCGGCCGAGGGCGAGGCGTCCTCGCCGGTCGGGTCGGGCTGGCTGGTGGAGACGATCCAGTCCGCGTTGCCCGCCGTCTCGGCGTGGGCGTTGTCGAACAGCACGCGGTGCGGGGTCGCCGCGACGGCCGGTGCCGCGGTGGACGCCTGCACGACGGCGCCCGTGGTGAGCAGGCCGAGGACGGTGAGGGCGGTGGTGAGTCGGCGGGGGGACGTGCTGTGGCCGAGCATCCGGTGTACCTCCGGGTGGTGGGGGTGGGGAGGCGGTGCGGGTGCCGAATCTTCGCGCGTAGAACGGCAGTTGGAAGGTACATGCCATGCATGAACCCCCGGGAGGGTCTCCCGGGGGTTCATGTGGATCTCTTACTCTTGCCGCGCTAGAGCGTGACCTGCTTGCCCCCGAGGGTCACCACCAGGCGGCCGTCCGAGGCGAAGGACCAGCCCAGGGTGCCGGAGTACGCGGAGCACCGCGACCCGTTGCTGCCGGACCAGAACTGGTTGGAGCTGTCGGAGTTGCCGATGATCCGGTCGTTCGTGCCACTGCCGCTGCGGCAGGAGGTGTTGTTGCGGAACACCGACGTGCCGCCGTCGAAGGTGAAGTTGCGCTCGGTGTTGTTGACGCTCAGGTTGTTGGAGATCGTCATCGTGCCCGGGTTGCTGTTCCAGGTGAACCCGTGCTTGCCGTTGTCGTACGCGATACTGCGCTTCACCACGTGGTTGACGGCGATGTCGTCCCCGCCGAGCTTGTAGCCGTTGCGGTCGCCGTTGCCGGCCTGGGAGCCGTTGCTGAGGGTGCCGTTGTCGTAGGCGAGCGAGTCCTCGACGGTCACCGGCCCGATGGCCCCGGTGTCGGTCTTGGTGTAGAGGTCCCACCCGTCGTCGATGTTGTTGTGCGCGACCGCGTACCGGAACACATTGCCCTTCCCGGTCGTCAGCTTCGCCGCGAACCCGTCCGCGTCCTCCCCGTCCGAGTCCACGTTGTCGTGCGACTGGGCGCTCAGGATCAGGTTGTTCGCCGGCCACGCGCTGCTCGGCGTGGAGGAGGCGATCCGGCCGAGCTGGAGCCCGGTGTCCCGGTTGTGGCGGGTCACCGTCCGCTCGATGACGTTGTTGCTGCCGCCGACATAGATCCCGTTGTCCCCGGCCCGCTCCACGGTGAACCCGCGCAGGTGCCAGTACGAGCCGAACAGCTGAAGCCCCCGGTTCGACGAACTCTCGCTCTGCGCCGAGAAGTTGAGCACCGGCTTCTCGCTGCCGTAGGCCGCCAGCGTGGTGCGCGCGCCGGAGGTCCCGTTGCTGGTCTGCGGGATCGTCACCGTCGAGGAGAAGGAGTACGTCCCTCCGCGCAGGTAGATCGTGTCGCCGGCGGCGGCCCTGCTGATCGCCGTGGCGAGCGTCGTCGGCGCCGACATGGTGCCGGCCGCGCTCGCGCTGCCGTTCGGCGCCACGTAGATCGTGGTGGCCGTGGGTGCCGCTTGCGCCGCGGGGCCGGACAGTGCGACGAGCGTGCCGGCGACGAGGCCGGCCGACGCGAGGGCTGTTCCCAGGTGCTTGCGGTGCATGCGGTGCATCGTTCGTCTCCAGATGGTTTGCGTGCGGGCTGGCCAAGGAGGTTCGCGTGCATGAACATGAAGCCCGAGGGGGCATCGGGGGGACTGCGGGGGAAGCGCTTGCTACCGGAAGGTAAGCGCTTGCCATGGCCGCGTCAATGGTTGTGTATGTGATTGATGTTCATCCATGGGAACAGGTGTGGATGAAACAGAACCCCCTGGGTGCCGCACCCAGGGGGTTCTTGGTGGAGCGGGGCTCGGTTCAGCCCAGCTCGGCTCAGCCGCTCGGTGTCAGCACGACCGCCTGCCCGCCGGCCCCGGCCATGACGACGTCGAGGGTGGTGTCCGAGCGGACGGTCGCCGTACTGACCACGACCGGCGTCCGGAACGGGCTGCTGCCGGGCTCGCCGTCGGCGTACACCGTCGCCGTGTAGGCGGTGGAGCCGTCGCCGTCCAGGAAGTCCAGCGGTATCGACAGGGTCCGGGCCGTCTCGTTCGTCATCGCGCCGAGGTACCAGGTGTCCCCGCTCCGCCGCGCGACCGCGATGTACTCCCCGATCGCCCCCGCCAGGGTCCGGCTCTCGTCCCAGGTCACGGGAACGGCGTTGAACCAGGGCAGCCCGGGCCAGTTGGCCGTGTTGGCGTACTTGGACGGCTTGTCGTACCAGAAAAGGAAGTTGAGGGGCTGGTAGTACACCGCAGCCATCGCCATCTGGTGGGCGTTGGTCGTCTTGTCGCGTGACTGGCCGTAGCAGATCGTGTAGTCCATCGGCCCGCCGATGTTCCGCACGAACGGCAGCGTGACGTTGTGCGTCGCGGTCGGGAACTGCTCGTTGCCCCGCACGCCCTCCAGGCTGATGTAGTTCGGATACGTCCGCTCGAACCCGAACGGCCGCACGTCGTCGTGCATGTCGATGAGGAGCCGGTGGCGGGCCGCCGTGGCCGCCCACTCGATGATTTGGTCCGTCATCGACCGCGTACCGTCGTTGATGAACCCGAGCTTGATGCCTGCCGCCCCCCAGCCCTTGTAGAGCGCGAACAGTGCGTCCGCGTCGGTGAGGGCGAGCCGGTTGACGTACAGGAAGACGCCGATGCCCTTGCTCGCGGCGTACGACATGACCGACGGCATGTCGATCGCGGCGATGGGGGTCGTGGCGTCGAGGGTGGTGAACTCCGGTCCGTACCAGCCGGCGTCGTACTCGATGTACTGGAGGCCGCGCTCCACCGCGAAGTCGACTCCCGCGAGTCCGGCGGCGGTGCTGAGTTCACAGCGGAAGACCTTGCCGGGCTTGATCCAGGAGGTGTCGTCGAGGACGCTCTCCGGCGCCAGATTGAGCACCAGCTCGGCGTTGTCGACGAGTTCGGCGTGCGTGGACCCGATGACGACCGCGCGCCACGGCGTGGCGAAGGGGGTCGTGACGGTCGTGCTGGTCTCCACCGGGCCGGTGCCGCGGGCGGTGTGCTCCATGAGGAAGGCGGAGAGGGTGTTGGGCTGCCCCTCTACCGAACTGAGCATCAGGCGGGGGAAGTTGACCCTGGACGACTCGCAGACGCAGGCGATGAGCCCGTCGGCGAGGGTGGCCGTGAGCGGCAGGTCGGTGAGCGGGCCGTTGTCCGTGGTGGACGTGCCGGTGACGGGGATCGCGTGGGGGGCGACGAGTTCGTAGGCGTTCTCGTCGCGGGCGCTGTAGACGGTGGTGCCGGTCGGGAACGTGAAGGTGGTCAGCTCGTCGGCGATGGTGGCTGTGGCTGTGGCTGTGGCTGTGGTGGCGTTGTCCTGGTCGAGGAGGACGTAGCGCAGGGCGACGCCGGTCCGGTACGCGCGGATGCGGACGCCGAAGCGGATGCCGGTCGCGTTGTCGCGGAGGTTCCAGCGGTGTTCCTGGTAGTGGTCGGTGACGCGGGCGTTGCGGCCGTAGACGGGTTTCCAGGTGCGGTGGACCGTGCCGCGGTGGGTGCCGGTGAGGGTGACGTCCGTGCCGAGGACGGTGCCGTCTGCGAGGCGGAGGCCGAGGGCCGAGGTGTCGATCACCGTTTTGCCGTTGCGGTGGGCGGACCAGTGGAGGGTGCCGTCGCGGAGGGTGAGGGTGAGGGAGGTGCCGGCCATGCGGGCGGTGGTGGTGAGGGCTCCCTGCTCCGCGGCATGGGCCGGGCGTGCGGCGCCGAGGCCGACTGCGGTGAGGGTGGTGGTGAGGGCGGCGCGCTTGAGGACCTTGCGGCGGGATATCGGCCGGGGGCGGCCGGTGCCGTCCTGGTTCTGGTCTCCTGCGGCTCTCATGGTGATCGGACCTCCGTGGACGTGGGCGCGGACGCACGGAATTGGGTAGTAACCGTTTTCTCCCGTGGGAATGCCTGGGAACGTACGGTCCGAGGGAACGGGGGTCAAGATCCCGGGAGGCCCGAAAACTGTCGGTCACGGTTGAGGGTGGGTAGACGGCCGTGAGCGGAAGGTGCGGCGGTAGGCGTCGGGGGGCACGCCGACCGTGCGGTTGAAGTGGCGGCGCAGGGTGGTCGCCGTCCCCATGCCGGTGGCGGCCGCGATGGCGTCGACGCCGCGGTCGGTGTTCTCCAGCAGCTCCTGCGCACGCCGTATCCGTTGGGTCAGCAGCCACTGCAAGGGTGTTGTGCCGGTGGCGGCCTTGAAGTGCCGGGTCAGATGCCGCGAACTCATCCCCGCGTGCCGCGCCAGGTCCTCCACGGTCAACGGCTGATCGAGGCGCCGCACCGCCCACGGCAGCAGCGCGCCGAGCGGATGGTCGTCCCGCTCGGGCACCGGCGTGGCGACGAACTGCGCCTGCCCACCGCTGCGATGAGGCGGTACGACGAGCCGCCGCGCGACGGCGTTCGCGACCGACGACCCGTGATCCAGTCGCACGAGGTGCAGACAGAGGTCGAGCGCCGCCGCCTTCCCGGCGGACGTGAGCACACTGCCGTTGTCCACGTAGAGCACGTCCGGATCGACGTCGGTCTCGGGATGACGCTCGGCCAGGATCGCCGTGTGCGCCCAGTGCGTGGTGGCCCTCTTCCCGTCCAGCAACCCGGCCGTGGCCAGCACGAACGCGCCCGTGCAGAGGGAGGCGACACGGGCCCCGGCCTCGTGCGCCGCGCGCACGGCGTCGATGAGCTCGGCGGGGGGCTCCTCGTCCACGTCCGCCCACCCGGGGACGATCACGGTGTCGGCGCGGCGGAGTTGGTCCAGCCCGTGATCGGGCTCCAGCTGAAACCGCCCGACGCGCACGGGCCCCGACCCGCACAGTTCGAAGTCGTACCAGGCCGTCCGGATGTCGGTCCCGTCCGGCGGGGCGGTGCCGAACACCTCGTACGCCACGGAGAGCTCGAAGTGCAGCATGCCGGGGGTGAGGGCCAGGGCGACGGTGGTCATGTCCGGAACTGTACGGGGTGTGTCGTTCCAGACACTCACGACAGGGTGCGGGGGCTGGCGAGGATGGTGCACATCGAGCAGGCGGATGACTGGAACGAGGGGGACGCATGAGCGTGGCACGGGGATCGAGAGAGCAGATGGACGTGGCTACGGCGGTGCCGACGGTGGCGGTGTTCGGCGCGTACGGCCACACCGGCCGCTTCGTGGTGCGGGAGCTGTTGGACCGGGGCCTGGCGGTGGTGGCGATCGGCCGGGACGCGGACAAGCTGCGGTCCTTGGCGACCGATATGGCTGGGACCGCGATGGCTGGTGAGGACGTCGGGACGATGTCCGGTCAGGGCGTCGAGATCCGCCCGGCGTCGGTCGACGACCCGGCCTCCCTCGACCGAGCCCTCTCCGGTGCGCAGGCGGTGATCAACTGCGCGGGCCCCTTCGCCACGACGGCCGCCCCCGTCATCGAGGCGGCCCTCCGCGCCGGCATTCCGTACGTGGACGTGGCGGCGGAGATCGAGGCGAACGCCGACACGTTCGCGCACTACGCGGACCGAGCCCGCGCGGCTGGTGTGTTGATCGTCCCCGCGATGGCGTTCTACGGCGGCCTGGGTGACGTGTTGGCCACCGCGGCGATGGGCGACTGGACGAAGGCCGACGAGGTCCACATCGCCTACGCGCTGAGCCACTGGCACCCCACGGAGGGCACCCGTGCGGCGGGCCGGATCTCCCGCTCCAGGCGAGGCGGCCGACGGGCCGTCTACACCAACGGCCGCCTGGAGTACCGCGACGACGCCCCTCCCACGGCCGAGTGGACCTTCCCCGACCCGCTGGGCACGCAGCCCGTCATCGCGGAGTTCACGATGGCCGACGTGGTGACGGTCCCGAGCCATGTGCCGGTCCCCGAAGTCCGCACCTACATGACGGCCACGGCCGCCAAGGACGTCGTGTCCTCGGACGCCCCACCCCCGTCCCCGGTCGACGAGCGGGGCCGCTCCGACCAGACCTTCGTCGTGGACGTCGTAGTCCGCACCGGCGACGAGGAACGACGCGCGTCGGTGAGCGGTCAGGACATCTACGCGGTGACCGCGCCGCTCGTGGTGGAGGCGGTCGAGCGCATCCTGTCCGGCCGGGTCCGCGGGGATGCGGTCGGTGTCGTGTCGGCGGGCGCGCTCTTCGACGCGGCGGACTTCCTGTCGGCACTGAAGGCGAGCGACTGCCTGGAGCTGCTCCAGTAGCTCGGGCCTGGCCCGGCGGCTGTCACAACTCCCGGACCGGTTCCGTCTGTGAGGTACAAGGCATAACCACCCACGACGTAACCGGAGTTGAGTGCCATGACCGCGCGCCTGAACCTGCTCACCAACCCGATCGGAACCACGTTCTTCCGCCACTTCGCCGCAGCGGCCAAGACAATCTCGCAGTCGTCTTTGCCCCACGCGAC
Proteins encoded in this region:
- a CDS encoding RNA polymerase sigma factor codes for the protein MTDTEPAESLRARIRAGDRTAFADLYDRYARAVHNHALRLTGDWSEAEEAMSETFLAAWRTRESVDPEGGSLGPWLLGIATHKAHNANRGRRRRLAFLARSPRPRPVADFAEETAGRIDDARRLAAVHRALGRLRRQDREVFALCVAAGLDYRQAAEALGIPVGTVRSRLSRARARLARLAEHGAGPAGAEPPAARGEMESEAALAALFLREETS
- a CDS encoding hydrolase, with the translated sequence MLGHSTSPRRLTTALTVLGLLTTGAVVQASTAAPAVAATPHRVLFDNAHAETAGNADWIVSTSQPDPTGEDASPSAETDWTGALSSWGVALQRTGDYALDTLPSGSSLTYGGSSATDLSKFDTLVLPEPNTLFSATEKTAIMNFVKNGGGLFMISDHTGADRNNDGEDAVEILNDLMTNNSVDSDDPFGLSIDSLSISSGYPTAIGDGTDPVLHGSFGTVTKSLIASGTTATLKPSDNSAVKGLLYRSGYSGNTGAFFATSTYGSGRIAFWGDSSPIDDGTGQSGNTLYDGWNDTGATNAALALNATEWLSS
- a CDS encoding glycoside hydrolase family 97 protein, which translates into the protein MRAAGDQNQDGTGRPRPISRRKVLKRAALTTTLTAVGLGAARPAHAAEQGALTTTARMAGTSLTLTLRDGTLHWSAHRNGKTVIDTSALGLRLADGTVLGTDVTLTGTHRGTVHRTWKPVYGRNARVTDHYQEHRWNLRDNATGIRFGVRIRAYRTGVALRYVLLDQDNATTATATATATIADELTTFTFPTGTTVYSARDENAYELVAPHAIPVTGTSTTDNGPLTDLPLTATLADGLIACVCESSRVNFPRLMLSSVEGQPNTLSAFLMEHTARGTGPVETSTTVTTPFATPWRAVVIGSTHAELVDNAELVLNLAPESVLDDTSWIKPGKVFRCELSTAAGLAGVDFAVERGLQYIEYDAGWYGPEFTTLDATTPIAAIDMPSVMSYAASKGIGVFLYVNRLALTDADALFALYKGWGAAGIKLGFINDGTRSMTDQIIEWAATAARHRLLIDMHDDVRPFGFERTYPNYISLEGVRGNEQFPTATHNVTLPFVRNIGGPMDYTICYGQSRDKTTNAHQMAMAAVYYQPLNFLFWYDKPSKYANTANWPGLPWFNAVPVTWDESRTLAGAIGEYIAVARRSGDTWYLGAMTNETARTLSIPLDFLDGDGSTAYTATVYADGEPGSSPFRTPVVVSTATVRSDTTLDVVMAGAGGQAVVLTPSG
- a CDS encoding saccharopine dehydrogenase family protein, with the translated sequence MSVARGSREQMDVATAVPTVAVFGAYGHTGRFVVRELLDRGLAVVAIGRDADKLRSLATDMAGTAMAGEDVGTMSGQGVEIRPASVDDPASLDRALSGAQAVINCAGPFATTAAPVIEAALRAGIPYVDVAAEIEANADTFAHYADRARAAGVLIVPAMAFYGGLGDVLATAAMGDWTKADEVHIAYALSHWHPTEGTRAAGRISRSRRGGRRAVYTNGRLEYRDDAPPTAEWTFPDPLGTQPVIAEFTMADVVTVPSHVPVPEVRTYMTATAAKDVVSSDAPPPSPVDERGRSDQTFVVDVVVRTGDEERRASVSGQDIYAVTAPLVVEAVERILSGRVRGDAVGVVSAGALFDAADFLSALKASDCLELLQ
- a CDS encoding CU044_5270 family protein translates to MNADKSRWDHPSRWDQEWDLPPERHLHFKDVLMQQIDQDRARESAAGQEPPARRRQLLRPAVLLPVASLALAGALAVTLSGGGHGSAPSTGVTGSGGATAPSAPASGASVTLDRIAVAAMASDATPVRDDQFVYVRSLALSNTGTFDGPVRLGKVPHERQIWTPQDPGPLKTVGWILETGEGAVMPGQMIPIEGGDAVTAGIHHPTYAWLASLPTDPDALLDLLHDQVRVADGESREQAVFTTIGDLVGETIMPPANAAAFYRAAARIPGVREVPDAVDAAGRRGIAITREDAGSATRDEWIFDRHTFAFLGSRSYITHDESRGITTDTLYGSSAVMQRTVVDRRGEEPAGAKS
- a CDS encoding helix-turn-helix domain-containing protein → MTTVALALTPGMLHFELSVAYEVFGTAPPDGTDIRTAWYDFELCGSGPVRVGRFQLEPDHGLDQLRRADTVIVPGWADVDEEPPAELIDAVRAAHEAGARVASLCTGAFVLATAGLLDGKRATTHWAHTAILAERHPETDVDPDVLYVDNGSVLTSAGKAAALDLCLHLVRLDHGSSVANAVARRLVVPPHRSGGQAQFVATPVPERDDHPLGALLPWAVRRLDQPLTVEDLARHAGMSSRHLTRHFKAATGTTPLQWLLTQRIRRAQELLENTDRGVDAIAAATGMGTATTLRRHFNRTVGVPPDAYRRTFRSRPSTHPQP
- a CDS encoding alpha/beta hydrolase: MAALAVTWTGAQVWAAQSPADAEGSAPVPTLTWTDCQGGFQCANAQVPLDYRDPQGKTITLAVIRKQAADQSQRKGTLFMQPGGPGNSGVDFVRNNYADLPAAMRDGFDVFGYDVRGVGRSSQVQCWDDPTYTQAVTNAKGVPGPDAYEPAVKQAADFDQACQANSGEVLPYVGTAYVARDIDLLRQALGEDQLTYYGRSFGSYIGTVYAAMFPDRVRALALDGAYDPEHYTNQPYAYDRPQYLALDGAMGRFLDWCKADQATCGFGDGDPRGAFQKLKADLDANPVTTASGGKANGYTLVYRLMFNINEGKVIWPSLGEALHKAQARDNTSFLLRPPSPASFDFLNPNVAVECVDKDYPTDRARLKREVTTNARLAPLLGPAMAYGPPTYDHQHATACVQWTGEHVSRYDGSFRAKGSAPILVLGTTGDPDTPYKDAVALSRQLDNGRLLTFKAEGHTAFGRSACATDAVVNYLVDLKVPARGTTCADETQPPSKTPTTAPSGTTLGELLNGVNDRLDKLGRLR
- a CDS encoding right-handed parallel beta-helix repeat-containing protein, translating into MHRMHRKHLGTALASAGLVAGTLVALSGPAAQAAPTATTIYVAPNGSASAAGTMSAPTTLATAISRAAAGDTIYLRGGTYSFSSTVTIPQTSNGTSGARTTLAAYGSEKPVLNFSAQSESSSNRGLQLFGSYWHLRGFTVERAGDNGIYVGGSNNVIERTVTRHNRDTGLQLGRIASSTPSSAWPANNLILSAQSHDNVDSDGEDADGFAAKLTTGKGNVFRYAVAHNNIDDGWDLYTKTDTGAIGPVTVEDSLAYDNGTLSNGSQAGNGDRNGYKLGGDDIAVNHVVKRSIAYDNGKHGFTWNSNPGTMTISNNLSVNNTERNFTFDGGTSVFRNNTSCRSGSGTNDRIIGNSDSSNQFWSGSNGSRCSAYSGTLGWSFASDGRLVVTLGGKQVTL